The nucleotide window GCATCCAGATCAGCGCCACCACCGAGCGGGACAACGCAGGCCGCGCCCACGCCGTCATCTACCTCCGCGACACCGGAGCCATGAGCACCCACGACCGCGCCGCGAACCTCTTTGACCCCTTCTACACCCGCAGTCGCCGTCCCGACGACTTCGGCGTCAACATGATGGCCGTCTATGTCACCATGCACCTCCACGGCGGCGGCGCAGAAGCCTCCACCCTCCAGCCCCGAGGCCTCGAAATCCGCCTCCGCATGCCCCTCGACCCCACCGCCACCGCCGCCGAAGAAGACGAATTCTTCCGCAAAGCCCTCCGCCACGAAAAGCGCTGGAAAGAACGCGAAGAAGTCACCTTCGAGTAAGCACCTCTAGAGCATTTTAAATAATAATGTAGAATAGTGTCAGAGTGGTGCTATTGGAAAGCATGGCCACTCTCTCCCTAGACCCAATGCCGCTAAGCAAAAAAGCGAAGAGGAGCGTAAAGAGTGCTGTACAACTGAGTAGCTGAGTCAACTAGCGGTAGATGGTAAAGCCATCCAGCCCACCGCGATACGAACATCATCTCTCTGCACGCATCCGCAAAAACTCGGCGTCGAGCAGTTGCCCGAGGAACTGCGGGCAGAGCCAACGCACCAAGGGCCGCGACGCAAACTTCTCGGTTGGCAACTCATCGCCGGCATGGTCGCCCAAAGTCTGCACGCTTGCGGCAGCCTACAGCAGATCATCGGTCGTTATTTTGCTGTGCGCATCAGCTCCGCGGCGCTAAGCCAGCGTCGTTTGAAGATATCCACCCAAGCTTTCGATGCCTGCATGCGCCACTCCCTGGTGCCGCTAGCCTGTGAGCAGCGGCATCCAGCGTGTTTTTTCGCCGGGCTGCGCTTGGTCGGCATCGACGGTGGGCAGTGGAACCTGCTTAACACCGTGCAGATCAACGCCCAAGTGCCCAAAAGCCGCAGTCGTCGTGCGCAGGCAGCCTTTGCCAAGCTCTCCATGAGCACGCTGGTCGAGTCCGGCACCCATGCACCGCTGGCCGTATCGATGTCACTGGGTGCGCTCAATGAGAAATCGCTGGCCGATCCGTTGCTCGCCGCGCTACCAGCTCGCAGCCTGCTCATCGCCGACCGCTATTACGGGCAGGCTCCGATGCTCAAAGAACTGCAAAAACATTCGCAGCGCACGCAGAGTCACTTTTTGGTCCGCGTGCGGCAAAAGCTCTCCGTGCGAGTGCAAAGCGTGCATGCCGATGGCAGTGCGGAGGTGGTGGTGAGTCTGCGCGAGCGTGAGAGCCCATGCGCAGACTCGTCAACAACAGCTCCGTCCAAAGCTGACGAGAAGCAGACACCCGAGGCGAACAAAGCGCGGGGCCGCCCGCGCAAACATCCGCCGATGCGCCAGAGCGAGTTGCCAGTGCGCGAGATCGTGGGGCGAGTGCGCAACGCCGCTGGAGAGTGGGTGAAGGTGCGGCTGTGGACGAGCCTGAGCGTGCAGCAGGGCAGTGCGCGTGAGTTGTTGGCGTTGTATGCGAAGCGCTGGGAACAGGAAGTCTTTTACAAAGAACTCAAGCTCGTGCTTCACGGAGGGCATTTGCTCAGCGCACAACGCACCGAGACAGCACAGCAAGAACTCGCCGCGCTCCTCATCGCCAGCTCACTGGTGGCGGAGGAGCGACTAGCCTGCGCACAGAGCAGTGAGGATGAAGAAGTCCGGCAGGCAGGAGTGCTGCGCATCAGCATGAGCCACTGTTTGGAGCACACCGTAGCGCTGCTACTGGTGCTGGAGGCAGCGCAGGGCCTCATGGACGAGGCGGCACAAGGAGTGCTGGTGCGCCGAGTGCGAGAGCAAATCGCCCAAGCCGCGTTGCCAGCGCGACGAAGACGTAGACCGGTTCTCAAAAAGAATGTCATATTGAGGCTGTACTTTTTAGAATTGCGGTAATTAATAGGCGGCGGTGGCCCGCCCGTGCATCACACTCAATCTCGAAAACGCGACCTTGGAAGAGGTCGGCGTGGCGATGGATTGCTCACCCACGAAGAAGGGCTTTCGTCGGCTTCAAGCGCTGCGCTGGCTTTATGAAGGCAAGAGCCGCGAGCAAGTCGCTGACCTCTCAGGCTTCAGCCTGCGGCAGGTTTTGCGCTTCATCCAAGCCTTCAATCTCGCCGGCCTTGATGGTCTCATTCCTGGACGCAGCAGCGGGCGTCGCCGCATCCTGCCCAAGGAACAGGTGAGCGATAAAATCCTACCTCTCATCGAAGATCCCTCACTGGCCGGACAAAGCCACTGGACCGCGGTGAAATTGCACGGCTGGATCAAGCAGAACCTGCAAACCCAGCTCGGCTACAGCACCACCGTGCGCTATCTCCACGAGCACGACTACCGCATCAAGGTTCCGCGCCCTTGGCCGCTCAATCAGGATGAGGACAAGCGCCAAGCCTTCTGCGAAAAGCTCCAGAACTGGGTGGCCGATCCGAACGTCGACCTGTGGTTCAGCGACGAAAGCGGCTTTGAAGGCGATCCGCGCCCGCGCCGCACCTGGACCAAGATCGGCAAGGTGCGCCACTCCCCGTATCTCGGTGAGCACATCCGCTACAATGTGTTTGGTGCCGTGCGGCCCAAAGATGGAAGGCTCGGCGCACTGCTCTTCAACCTATGCGACAGCGTCACTTTTCAGGTGTTCCTCGACACTCTGGCCGAAGAGAATCCGCGCGTAGAAGGACGCCGCGCTATCCTGGTGCTCGACAACGCCTCATGGCACAAGACCAAGAGCCTCAACTGGCATCACTTCGAGCCGGAGTATCTGCCGCCACGCTCGCCAGACCTCAACGCTATTGAGCGGTTGTGGCTGCGCATGAAAGCCGACTGGTTCAACGGCTGGATCGCCAAGACTTCCGAGCAACTTCAGGACCGTATCATCGAGTCCCTACGCTCTTTGTTCGACCAGCCCTCCATCCTTCAGTCCCAGTGCCGCCCAAAGACGCGTTTATGACATTCTTTTTGAGAACCGGTCTAGTTGCCAGCGCAAGGTGCGACAGCCCGTGAGCAAATGGCCACGCCTGCTCTCGACCTCTTCTCTCCAAGCCAGCGACGATCTCATCATCGACCCTTTTGCTTAGCGGCATTGGGTCTAAGTATGGTTTCTGGCCTCAATTCGATATGAACGTCGTTTCGAGCCGCATCGACGAATATCTCGTCATGCGCCCAGCGACACCTCGACAATATTTCCGTAGGCTTGAACTGCTCAATGCACTCTATCTGGACCTGAATTGTCTTCAGGGCTTTTCCATTCTCGACCGTCACTTCTCCATCATCACTTCCCAACCGTGGTATCCCGCTCGGAATGCTACTTGGGCGGAGATCAAACAATGGATGGCGCAGCGTGGGTTCATTCCCGTGCGTAGCGACATCTATGAAGATCCCACTCGCTGGTATCACCCCGAGCAGAATTTAGCGCTCTTTGATGTCGGTGAGAGCAACATGATCTCCAGCGACGGCGAACTCGTCCCCATCGACATCATTCCCATGCAGCCAGAAGGGCCGCTGCTGGACTTTTTGACGGACTTCGCCGAAAAACACGCCGCATGACCTCCGCAGAACTTATCGCCCTCACTGATCCCAGTGCACTCTCGCCAGAGACGCAGACTCTCTGGCAGATCAAAAACGGTGATTGGGACTCCGCGCACAACATTGCCCAGGAAATCCACACCAAGCTCGGCTCCTGGCTGCATGCACTACTCCACGTCATCGAGGGCGACCAGTGGAATGCCGACTACTGGTTCGCCAAAGCTGGGAAGCCATCTCGCGGGCCGAAGGATGTGAATGCACTCTGGGAGGAGATCGCCGCCGTCGTGCTCGCAGACTGACTTCATCCGCATTCGCCCTTGCTGGCTGGATAATTCGCGGCATCGGAAGCAACTCGCATCCATGGAAAAACTCATCGTACACGGCGGCACGCCGCTCAAAGGCCGCATCAACATCAGCGGCAGTAAAAACAGCTCTCTCCCCATTCTGGCCGCGACGCTGCTGACGAAGGACACCTGCACCATTCGCCGTGTGCCCGACCTCAGTGACACGAACTACATGGTCCAGATCCTAGGCGAGCTAGGGGCTGAGGTCGAACGCGCCAGCGGCGTCGTTGTCGTGAAGGCCGAAAAAATCAAATCTGTCGCCCCCTACGACCTCGTGCGGAAAATGCGTGCCTCCATCTGCGTGCTCGGCCCGCTCACCGGCCGTTTAAAGAAGTGTACCGTCTCTTTGCCCGGTGGTTGCGTCATCGGTGACCGTCCCGTCGATCTGCATCTGAAGGGTCTGGAGGCACTCGGGGCCAAAATCACCGTCGATGGTGGCGACATTGCCGTAGATGCCAAAAAGGCTTCAAAGGTGGCCCCATGAGCCTCATGGGCAAACACGGCCCCACCGTGCTCGGCACGGACAATGTCATGATGGCCGCCGTTCTCGCCAAAGGCACCACTATCATCGAAGGAGCCGCCGCAGAGCCGGAAGTCGAGGATTTGGCCAATTTCCTCATCAAAATGGGTGCCAAGATCGAAGGCGCAGGCACCCACCGCATCACCATCGAAGGCGTGAAGGAGCTCCACGGTGCAGAGCACATCGTCATCCCAGACCGTATCGAGGCCGGCACCTTCCTCGTCGCTGGGGCCATGCTCGGTGATGGCGTCACGCTAAAACGCGTCAATCCCGATCACATGCACTCCGTCACCGACGTGCTGCGCCAGTGCGGCTTCCCCCTAGAGATCACCAAAGACAGCATCACCGTGCGTCCGAACCCGAACGCGAAGGGCTTCGACATCACCACCCTGCCCTATCCCGGCTTCCCCACTGACATGCAGGCCCAGTTTTGTGCCCTCGCCTGCGTCATCAATGACACCAGCACCATCACCGAGACCATCTTCCCCCAGCGCTTCATGCACTGCGCGGAAATGAAGCGCATGGGGGCCAATATCGACCTCCAGGGCGCCACCTCACGCATCCGTGGCGGCACCCGGCTCAAGGGGGCTCCCGTCATGGCCTCGGACCTCCGCGCCAGCGCCGCCCTCGTCCTCGCAGGCCTAGTCTCCGATGGAAAAACCGAGATCAACCGCCTCTACCACATCGACCGTGGCTACGAGCACCTGGATGACAAGCTCGCCGCCCTCGGTGCCCATGTCGAACGCGTCCGCGGTTGAAATTGACTCACCCACCTGAATTCAGGCCCCCGCCCCCCTATGCACCGCCCCTTTCACATCGACCTGCGCAACCTGCCTGATGGTGGCAAAGACATCACCGGGCAGGAAGCCGCCACTTTCTTCGAATTACCCGCGGAAGATGCCGCCCAGGCCACCGGCCCCCTCAAATACGATCTCCACATCGAGCGGGATGACGGCGAAATCGTCGTCAAAGGCCGACTGGAGGCCGATTTCAGCCTCGAATGCGGTCGCTGCCTCGAAAGGTTCGATTTCCACCTCGTCATCGACGGCTACGAGGCCGAGCTGCCGATCGAGGAAGAGGGAACGATCAACTTGACAGATACCATCAGGGAAGACACTCTCGTCGCCCTTCCGAGCTACCCACGCTGTGAGGACGGTAACGTCCGTCCCCGTCAGTGTCCCGCCGAAGGAAAGTTCGAGTCCCAGCCGGAAACGGTCGCGACCGAACCTGAAAACGCGGGCCGTGGTGTTTGGGATGCTTTGAATCAACTGAACTAGAACCTTACCCCCTCCGAAAGACCCCCTCACATGGCCAATCCGAAGCGCAGACAGTCCAAAAGCCGCCAACGCATGCGTCAAGGCGCGAGCCGCTGGAAAGCTCCCACTCTGAAATCCTGCCCCGAGTGCGGCAGCTCCGTCCCCGGCCATGTAGCCTGCCCTTCCTGCGGTTACTACCGTGGTCGTCAGGTCATCAGCAAAGTCGCTGACGCAGAGTAAACAACTCGATCCCGGTTCCAGCCGGAAAAATCCACCACCCCGCACGTCCCAGCACGCTGCGGGGTTTTTTCATGGATAGGTGGCAGCGCCAGAGACTGAGCAATACCACAACATCACCGCCAACTGCACGCACCTCATGTCGCTTCCTCCCGCACTCTGCACCACTCTGGTTTTCACCGCGCTACTCACCAGCGCCACCAGCGCCGAAGACCTGTGCAAGCAACCCAGCCCCGAGGCCATGGCCAAGGCCGCTGGAGTGACTCTCCCGCCCTCCCCCTGGCATGTGGCGAACATTTGGTGGGACTTTGAGAAGCCCGTAGAGCACTTCACCTCCCTGGAAGTCGATGTCACCATCGACCGCGATGTCCCCAGCGACTACAACCTCTACATCTCCCCCTGCGGCATCGCGAAGATCAACGGCCTCCAATTCTACGGCGGCATCCAGACAAACATCAACGGCTGGGCCACCAAGGAGAGCCGCGAACGCGTCCATCGCGGCAAAGGTGGCATTTTCTCACGTTGGTCCAGTGACAAGACCACCCCCATCGGCCTCGATCATGTGCGCACCGCCGCAGAAGACTGCCTCGTCGAAAGCGCCGGCTACGAAGGTGAATTCGCCAGCGTCCGGCGTCCCTTTGCCTGGAGCAAAGGCACCTACACCTGGTGCATCACAAAGGCCACCACCGAGGGCGAGAACACCTGGTTCACCTGCACCATCCGCGATGCAAAGGGCAGCGTCCATGAAGTCGGGCAGCTACGCTTCGAAGGCACCGATTTCACCTTTTGGGAAAAGCACTCCGCCTTTGTCGAAGTGTACAGCACCGCCAAAATCCCCCACTCCGGCATTCCGAAGGTACAGGTGACTTTCGGCTGGCCACGCCTCAATGGACAGAAAGTGCCGCTCAAGAAAGCACATGCCTACTACCCTGACAAAGGCGGCCCCGACTCACCCGACTGCGCCTGGGTGAAGGCTCACGGCGAAAACTGCATCGTCGAAGTCGGCCCCATCTTCAAACGCGACGAAGCCAAGCGGCGGCATGACCTCCCACTCACCCCACAGCCATGAAGCCCGCCCTTTTCTCACTCCTGCTCCTCCTCACAGCCTCTGCCGCAGCCCATGGCCCCGGAAGAAACAACGACTTCGCCGGCAAACGCGTGCTATTCTTCGGCATCGACGGATGCCGCACCGATGCACTCACAGCGGCTATCGAGCGTGGATTGGCACCACAGATGAAAATGCTCTCCGAGAGCCCCGGCGGCCTGCTGACCCGTCAATTTTACGCCGGAGGCGAAATCGGCACCCCCACACACCAGCCCACCGTCAGCGGCCCCGGCTGGACGAGCCTACTCACCGGCGTGTGGATCGATCAGCACGCCGTACGGGACAATCGCTTCCTCGGAGGTCGATTCTCGACCTACACGCACTTCATGCGCCGCATCAAAGAAGAGCACCCCACCGCCTGGTGCGCCTCCTTCGCCGACTGGCCACCCATCCACACCCACATCGCGGATTTTTCACGCGTAGGAGAGCGAGAGTTCCTCGATGAAAAATTCACCGCCACACCAGATGCCTCACGCCATTTCATCGACAACCCAGAAAAAGACATCGAAGTCCGTGATGCCGCACTCCAATCCCTGCGCACGCGTGATGCAGACACCATGTTTGTCTATTTCGGCCAGGTCGATGAATTCGGCCATGGAGCCACAGATCCACGAGCCAGCTTCTCCCCAGACAGCACCCTCTATCTGAATGCCATCAGCCATGTGGACTCCCATATCGGCGAGCTCATACGAGCCCTACATGCTCGGCCCAAATTTACCGAGGAAGACTGGCTCATACTCATCACCACCGATCACGGAGGACGCGGTCACAGCCACGGCGGCGACAGTGATGTCGAGAGAAACATCTGGCTCATCGCCCACGGCAGCAGCCTGCCACGGGATGCACTCCTCCACGCCCCCGTGCCACAGACCGCCCTCGTACCGCTCATCTACCAGCACCTCGGCATCCGCCCCAAACCCGAGTGGACACCACCACCAGCACCGCCACCAGCACCACCATCCCCGCCAGCAGACAGGGCTAAGTAGCGCATAAGGGCCTCCAAGGAGCGAGCGCAGGCTATACAGTAGATCACATCGAGGAGATGACGTCGTTAGGACTCGCTACTCTCGCCTTGTCTTGCTGCGGGTTTCATTTTCGGCAAGACGTAGTCTTTCAAACTGCGTGACGTCGGTTTGATATGCTTCTTTTTCATTCGTATGGAAATTTGCGCATCGGCTTCTTCGGTGTCGATTCATCCTATTTAATCGCTCATTTTATGCGTATGCCCCGTATCGAAGATGACGCATCAAGCTGCTTGCATGGCTCTTTTTCGAGCGAATGGGTGCTCTGACCTCCTGATGCGGTCCTCCATGCATGGTCATCGACCTCAGCAAACATCTCCAATCTCCGCTCCAGCGCCGCATTTACCGCGCTATCGGCCCCACTGTGGAAAAAACCCTCGGAGTCAGTGACTTTGAGGAGGTTTACCAAAACTCCGCCCGCCTCTATCGCGAGCATCCCGAGCATCCGCGTGTTTTTGCCTGGTTCGACTCCGTCATGAAGGTCATCGGAGTGGATACCCAGGTCGATCTGCCCACCGATTTCACCTTCCCAAAAGAAGGGCCGCTTATCATCATCGCCAATCACCCCTTTGGCATCGTCGATCCCGTGGCGCTGGCACGCTGGGCCTCGCAGTTCCGCCCCGAGCTGAAGGTGATGACCAATTCCCTGCTCCTCGCCATGAAGGAGCTAGAGCCACACATCATCCCCGTGAATCCCTTTGGCGGTGAAGATGCTGCCAAGACCAATCTCGCTCCGATGAAGGAGGCCATCCGCCTCCTGCGAGCTGGCGGCACTCTCATCATCTTCCCAGCGGGTGAAGTCGCTGCCTACCGCCTCGGGCGTGGCATCGAAGAGCCTGCTTGGAGTCGCCACGTCGGCTCCCTGGTGCGGCGCACCCAGGCCACCGTGCTCCCTGTCTATTTCCCTGGCACGAACAGTGCGCTCTTTCATGCGGCAGGGCTGCTGCACAGCCGCCTACGCACCACGCTGCTCCTGCGGGAGTTCCGCCGCCGCGTCGGTCGGTCCATCCACATGCGTGTGGGGCACCCCATCCCCTTTTCACGCCTCAAAAAATTCGAGGACGACGACTCCCTCACCAGCTACCTGCGCATCCACACCTTTGTCCTGCATCAGCGTGGCAAAGGCACCATCCAACTGCCAGAAGAAGGCCAGGAGTCCCCACCCGCCGTCCCTCAGCAAAGTGACTCCTCCCCGGAGAAAATGGTCGCCGAGATCGACCTCATCCGCGCTCGTGGTGGCAAGCTCGTGGGCCAAGGCAGCCTCTCCGTCTATCAAGCCCACTCGCATGAAATCCCCTGCCTTCTCCAGGAGATCGGCCGCCTGCGAGAGATCACCTTCCGCGAGGTCGGCGAGGGCACTGGCGAAAACATCGACCTCGATAAATACGACCGCTACTACGAGCACCTCGTGCTCTGGGATGAAGAAAAAGAGCAAATCGCTGGCGCTTACCGCCTCGGTCGTGCCGACATGATCCTCAGCGAGTATGGACCGAAGGGGCTCTACACCAGCACCCTCTTCCGCTTTGAAAAACCCTTCCTCGCACACCTCGGGAATGCCGTGGAAATGGGGCGCAGCTTCATCGTCAAAGCCTACCAGCGCAATCTCGCCTCCCTGCCCCTCCTCTGGAAAGGCATCGCCCACTGGATCGCCCGCTACCCGCAGTACACGAAGCTCTTCGGCCCCGTGAGCATCAGCCGCGACTACAACAGCCTCTCGCGGAAAATGATCGTCGCCTTCCTCCAAGACAATAAGCTACACCCACAGCTCTCCAGCTTCGTGAAGCCGCGCAATCCCTTCCGCTTCATGCGCGGTCGCCGCCTCATGCGCGAGTTCATCAGCGCGAATCTCCAAAACGTCGATGACTGCTCCGCCCTCGTCTCCAGCGTCGAGACCGATGGCAAAGGCATCCCCGTCCTGCTGAAGCACTACCTGAAGCTCAACGCCACCATCCTCAGCTTCAACGTGGACAAAGACTTCTCCGACTGCCTTGATGGACTCATCATGGTCGATTTCACCGAGATGGACCCGCGCTTCCTCTCCAAATATATGGGCGAGGAAAACAGTAAGGCCTACCTCCAGCGCCACGGCATCACCGAGAAGTCTGAATAACACGCCACGCAGTCGCAGCAGCCTCAGCGCCGCTTTTTCTCGCTTTTCCCGCGTCGCTCCACATGCGCAGCCACCTTCGGGCCATGGGCATGCAGCACTTTGAAGCCGTTCCGCTCCTCCACCAGCCGCGTCTCCGCAAAAAGCTCACCCAGCGCACGCTCATACGGCAATTGGCGATTCGCCACCAGCCACAGATGCCCCTCCGGCTTCAGCCCCGCCGCCGCCGCACCCAGAAAGCGCAGACCGATCGTCGGGTCCGTCGTCTTCCCATCATGAAAAGGTGGATTCGTCACCACCACATCATAGCGCCGTGACTCGATCCCCGCCGTCACATCACGCCACAGCGGCCGCGTCTTCACCCGCGTCGGGATCACGCCCAGATTCCGCCGGATCGGCTCAAAAGCATCCGCATCCGCATCATATAGATCGATCGACAAAATCTCTGGGCACTGCCGCAGCAGATGCGCACTGAGAAAGCCCCAGCCGCAGCCCAAATCCGCCGCATGGCCACTCAAATTCGTCGGCAAATGCTCCACGAGCAGCGCAGAGCCCTCATCCACACGATCCCAACTGAATAAACCCGGCTTCGACCACCATTTCCCATCCATCACACGCCGCATCGCCCCACGCTCACGCCAGGACTGCAGCACCGCCTCATTCCACGGACTCTCCGCACTCTTTGTCGCCCAAAACATCCGGCAATGGTGCTTGGAAAGCGACTGCACCTCCCCCGCCGCCTCACGCAGATGCTGCTCGGTCTTTTTGGCACCCGAATCATTGTGCTGCGCCACCAGCAGGATGCCCCCCTCCGCCAGCCGATCATATCCCCGAGCCAGGTCTGCCGCAGCCAGATCACGCTGCGGGTCCGGCAGCACCAGCACCAGTGGGTAAGAGCCACTCTCCTCACGCTCCACGCGGAAATCCGCCGCCTCCAGCTGCGCCACACGCGGCTTCCACGTCTGCTGGCAGGTCAAACGCGTGCGGAAATGCTCCAGCGCCGGATGCATCTCCGCCCGCAAGAAGAGGATACGCCCCTCCGCACCGATTTCGGGGTTCAAATCGAGAGCATGGATCAGGGAATCAATCGCGCGGGGCATGGGGCGCGGAGCATGCCGCGAAACCCGCCGATGAAAAGCCCGCGAAAGAATTTCCTCCACCCGTTTGACAAAACAACGACTGCAACTAATCTCCGCCCCCGCTTCCCCCGAAGCGGTTGGCTTTTCAACAAGCCCTGCACCCCTAGCTCAACGGATTAGAGCATCTGACTACGGATCAGAAGGTTTCAGGTTCGAATCCTGAGGGGTGCGCCACTTTTCTCTCCCTTCGCATGTGTGGTCGATTGAATCAGTTCGCGAAGCTCCCTGCCCTCTCCCTCGCGGGACGTGCTCTGCGCATCGAGCGGCGAAAGAAAGAACGTGAGGACAAAAAAGCTGCCGCCCAGGTCCTCCACAACATCTGTCCCACCGATTACGCGGATGTGATGATGCAGGAAAACGGCGAGCTCGGCATGGAGCGCATGCGCTTTGGGCTCATCCCCGCCTGGGCAAAAGGTAGCAAGGCAGAGGTGGCCAAGAAATTCCTCCACACCTTCAATGCACGCTGTGAATCCGTCTTTGAGCTCGCTTCCTACCGCAGGCCGATCATGCAGCAGCGCTGCCTCATCCCTGTGCGCGGCTGGCATGAGTGGCCAGCGAGCCGCACGCCATACTTCATCCACCACACGGACGATGCGCCGCTGCTCCTCGCAGGCATCTGGGACGTGTGGGAGAGCCGTGATCCGGCAGACGAGCCCAGCGGCCCCCTCGTCACCTCCATGAGCGTGATCACCACCCCACCAGGCCGCTACATGGGCAAATTCCACGACCGCAGCCCACTCATCCTCGAAGGCGAAAGCGCCCTCACCTGGCTCCAGCCGGATCTACGGGCCAATGACCTCCGCGCCCTCTTCAAACCCTACGAAAGTGAGCACCTGGAGGCCTACCGTGTCTCCACACTGGCCAATCAGGCCCGGAACAAAACGGAAGCCGTCTGCGCCCCCATCTCCCCAGCAGTGCCACAG belongs to Verrucomicrobiaceae bacterium and includes:
- a CDS encoding IS4 family transposase; the encoded protein is MPEELRAEPTHQGPRRKLLGWQLIAGMVAQSLHACGSLQQIIGRYFAVRISSAALSQRRLKISTQAFDACMRHSLVPLACEQRHPACFFAGLRLVGIDGGQWNLLNTVQINAQVPKSRSRRAQAAFAKLSMSTLVESGTHAPLAVSMSLGALNEKSLADPLLAALPARSLLIADRYYGQAPMLKELQKHSQRTQSHFLVRVRQKLSVRVQSVHADGSAEVVVSLRERESPCADSSTTAPSKADEKQTPEANKARGRPRKHPPMRQSELPVREIVGRVRNAAGEWVKVRLWTSLSVQQGSARELLALYAKRWEQEVFYKELKLVLHGGHLLSAQRTETAQQELAALLIASSLVAEERLACAQSSEDEEVRQAGVLRISMSHCLEHTVALLLVLEAAQGLMDEAAQGVLVRRVREQIAQAALPARRRRRPVLKKNVILRLYFLELR
- a CDS encoding IS630 family transposase → MARPCITLNLENATLEEVGVAMDCSPTKKGFRRLQALRWLYEGKSREQVADLSGFSLRQVLRFIQAFNLAGLDGLIPGRSSGRRRILPKEQVSDKILPLIEDPSLAGQSHWTAVKLHGWIKQNLQTQLGYSTTVRYLHEHDYRIKVPRPWPLNQDEDKRQAFCEKLQNWVADPNVDLWFSDESGFEGDPRPRRTWTKIGKVRHSPYLGEHIRYNVFGAVRPKDGRLGALLFNLCDSVTFQVFLDTLAEENPRVEGRRAILVLDNASWHKTKSLNWHHFEPEYLPPRSPDLNAIERLWLRMKADWFNGWIAKTSEQLQDRIIESLRSLFDQPSILQSQCRPKTRL
- the rpmF gene encoding 50S ribosomal protein L32 codes for the protein MANPKRRQSKSRQRMRQGASRWKAPTLKSCPECGSSVPGHVACPSCGYYRGRQVISKVADAE
- a CDS encoding alkaline phosphatase family protein: MKPALFSLLLLLTASAAAHGPGRNNDFAGKRVLFFGIDGCRTDALTAAIERGLAPQMKMLSESPGGLLTRQFYAGGEIGTPTHQPTVSGPGWTSLLTGVWIDQHAVRDNRFLGGRFSTYTHFMRRIKEEHPTAWCASFADWPPIHTHIADFSRVGEREFLDEKFTATPDASRHFIDNPEKDIEVRDAALQSLRTRDADTMFVYFGQVDEFGHGATDPRASFSPDSTLYLNAISHVDSHIGELIRALHARPKFTEEDWLILITTDHGGRGHSHGGDSDVERNIWLIAHGSSLPRDALLHAPVPQTALVPLIYQHLGIRPKPEWTPPPAPPPAPPSPPADRAK
- a CDS encoding lysophospholipid acyltransferase family protein — protein: MVIDLSKHLQSPLQRRIYRAIGPTVEKTLGVSDFEEVYQNSARLYREHPEHPRVFAWFDSVMKVIGVDTQVDLPTDFTFPKEGPLIIIANHPFGIVDPVALARWASQFRPELKVMTNSLLLAMKELEPHIIPVNPFGGEDAAKTNLAPMKEAIRLLRAGGTLIIFPAGEVAAYRLGRGIEEPAWSRHVGSLVRRTQATVLPVYFPGTNSALFHAAGLLHSRLRTTLLLREFRRRVGRSIHMRVGHPIPFSRLKKFEDDDSLTSYLRIHTFVLHQRGKGTIQLPEEGQESPPAVPQQSDSSPEKMVAEIDLIRARGGKLVGQGSLSVYQAHSHEIPCLLQEIGRLREITFREVGEGTGENIDLDKYDRYYEHLVLWDEEKEQIAGAYRLGRADMILSEYGPKGLYTSTLFRFEKPFLAHLGNAVEMGRSFIVKAYQRNLASLPLLWKGIAHWIARYPQYTKLFGPVSISRDYNSLSRKMIVAFLQDNKLHPQLSSFVKPRNPFRFMRGRRLMREFISANLQNVDDCSALVSSVETDGKGIPVLLKHYLKLNATILSFNVDKDFSDCLDGLIMVDFTEMDPRFLSKYMGEENSKAYLQRHGITEKSE
- a CDS encoding methyltransferase, whose product is MPRAIDSLIHALDLNPEIGAEGRILFLRAEMHPALEHFRTRLTCQQTWKPRVAQLEAADFRVEREESGSYPLVLVLPDPQRDLAAADLARGYDRLAEGGILLVAQHNDSGAKKTEQHLREAAGEVQSLSKHHCRMFWATKSAESPWNEAVLQSWRERGAMRRVMDGKWWSKPGLFSWDRVDEGSALLVEHLPTNLSGHAADLGCGWGFLSAHLLRQCPEILSIDLYDADADAFEPIRRNLGVIPTRVKTRPLWRDVTAGIESRRYDVVVTNPPFHDGKTTDPTIGLRFLGAAAAGLKPEGHLWLVANRQLPYERALGELFAETRLVEERNGFKVLHAHGPKVAAHVERRGKSEKKRR
- a CDS encoding SOS response-associated peptidase, producing the protein MCGRLNQFAKLPALSLAGRALRIERRKKEREDKKAAAQVLHNICPTDYADVMMQENGELGMERMRFGLIPAWAKGSKAEVAKKFLHTFNARCESVFELASYRRPIMQQRCLIPVRGWHEWPASRTPYFIHHTDDAPLLLAGIWDVWESRDPADEPSGPLVTSMSVITTPPGRYMGKFHDRSPLILEGESALTWLQPDLRANDLRALFKPYESEHLEAYRVSTLANQARNKTEAVCAPISPAVPQAGYAPVAPENEEIPLLESIR